One stretch of Halobacillus litoralis DNA includes these proteins:
- a CDS encoding flagellar hook-basal body protein — protein MLRGFYTAAAGMMANQRMQETLSNNMANAYTPGYKADQGTMRAFPELLIERMGSKTIPTKNGFKVPDAGHVGSLNTGVYMQEAVPSFIQGDLKETGVGTDLALVQNEVPDESGSLFFRVQNEDGEERYTRNGNFTVDGEGFLTTNHGYYVLDRNGDPIDTGGMEFKVSKNGELTVGGQAFTLGVSYTSDASQMVKEGNDLFRLSEEGSIIVNPGEEEGVGYSIHQSHLERSNVDPNRTMTEMMNTYRSFEMNQRVLKAYDQSMQKAVTEIGRIS, from the coding sequence TTGTTAAGGGGATTTTACACAGCAGCAGCAGGTATGATGGCCAACCAGAGGATGCAGGAAACGTTGTCGAATAATATGGCGAACGCGTACACACCCGGGTACAAAGCAGACCAGGGTACGATGCGTGCTTTTCCAGAGCTATTGATTGAGCGGATGGGAAGCAAGACGATCCCGACGAAGAATGGATTCAAAGTACCTGATGCCGGACATGTAGGATCCCTTAACACAGGTGTGTATATGCAGGAAGCCGTTCCTTCTTTTATACAAGGAGACTTGAAAGAAACAGGGGTGGGGACAGACCTTGCCCTTGTACAAAATGAGGTGCCAGACGAATCCGGTTCCCTTTTCTTTCGTGTCCAAAATGAGGATGGGGAAGAACGATACACACGTAATGGGAACTTCACCGTGGATGGCGAAGGTTTCTTGACGACAAACCACGGGTATTATGTTTTGGATAGAAACGGTGATCCGATCGATACGGGTGGCATGGAATTTAAAGTTTCAAAAAATGGTGAGCTTACAGTAGGTGGACAGGCCTTCACCCTTGGAGTGTCTTATACATCGGATGCTTCTCAAATGGTTAAAGAAGGAAACGATCTATTTCGTCTTTCTGAAGAGGGGAGCATCATTGTGAACCCTGGAGAAGAAGAGGGCGTGGGTTACTCCATCCATCAGTCTCATCTGGAACGTTCAAATGTCGATCCGAACAGGACGATGACAGAAATGATGAATACATACCGTTCATTCGAAATGAACCAGCGTGTCTTAAAAGCTTATGATCAAAGCATGCAAAAGGCTGTGACGGAAATCGGAAGAATTAGTTAA
- a CDS encoding flagellar hook-basal body protein, translated as MNRSMIQSAVTMGQLQKKLDLVGNNLSNSETTGYKSHNADFSSLLYQQINNQSHSDAEIGRVTPEGIRIGSGAKLGHTNFDLTQGSLKNTGRELDVALVEDRHMFGLRVTTEQGEEVHYTRAGNFYLNPVEDGQLLLTDANGYPVIGADGENIILEDNFQAITIDSNGRILITRDQNQLVEGTLNVSEAVRPRMLESVGANRFRIPANVEEDGIMGDVLSGDVKMQSQTLETSNVDVAKQMTEMLMAQRAYQFNAKSISTGDQMMGLVSQLRS; from the coding sequence ATGAATCGTTCAATGATCCAATCGGCTGTGACGATGGGGCAGCTGCAGAAGAAGCTGGATCTTGTCGGAAACAACTTGTCCAACAGTGAAACGACGGGATACAAAAGCCACAACGCCGATTTTTCTTCATTATTGTATCAACAAATCAATAACCAGTCTCATTCTGATGCAGAGATCGGCCGGGTCACACCAGAAGGCATCCGTATTGGTTCAGGAGCCAAGCTTGGGCACACAAACTTTGACCTGACTCAGGGAAGCTTGAAAAACACTGGCCGGGAACTCGATGTGGCTTTAGTGGAAGATCGTCATATGTTCGGCCTCCGAGTCACGACAGAACAAGGGGAGGAAGTTCACTACACCCGTGCTGGAAACTTTTATTTGAACCCGGTTGAAGATGGTCAATTGCTGTTGACAGATGCGAATGGCTATCCTGTCATCGGAGCGGACGGTGAGAATATTATTCTTGAAGACAACTTTCAAGCGATCACTATTGATTCAAATGGAAGAATTCTTATCACAAGAGATCAAAACCAATTGGTTGAAGGCACGTTGAATGTTAGTGAAGCTGTCCGACCACGTATGTTAGAATCGGTAGGGGCGAATCGTTTCCGTATTCCTGCTAATGTAGAAGAGGATGGAATTATGGGAGATGTGCTTTCTGGAGATGTGAAAATGCAGTCCCAGACGCTCGAAACATCGAATGTGGATGTAGCGAAGCAGATGACAGAAATGCTGATGGCTCAGCGTGCCTATCAATTCAACGCCAAATCCATATCCACAGGCGATCAAATGATGGGGCTTGTGAGTCAACTGAGATCATAA
- a CDS encoding DNA-directed RNA polymerase subunit beta: MATDPKSTGKKLNKDQERAKKRQALDEATKQKPAKASSKKQNSEAKDKAPKKGRRRVLPIWLRIILVLLFSAAALLIGLMVGYGVIGDGNPTDALEMDTWRHIWDIVTKTE, from the coding sequence ATGGCAACAGATCCTAAATCAACAGGCAAAAAGCTAAATAAAGATCAGGAAAGAGCAAAAAAGCGTCAAGCTTTAGATGAAGCCACGAAGCAGAAGCCAGCAAAAGCATCGTCCAAAAAGCAGAATTCGGAAGCAAAAGATAAAGCTCCGAAAAAAGGACGGCGGCGAGTCCTGCCGATTTGGCTGCGTATCATCCTTGTCCTTCTTTTCAGTGCGGCTGCCTTACTGATTGGACTGATGGTCGGATATGGAGTCATTGGTGATGGCAACCCGACAGACGCGCTTGAAATGGATACATGGCGCCATATTTGGGATATCGTTACGAAAACAGAATAA